A genomic segment from Bradyrhizobium sp. ISRA430 encodes:
- a CDS encoding acyl-CoA synthetase, whose translation MQPLRMSRRVMNLAHMLTQNARRHGSRPGFVWGDRSWTWREIDAQVSALAAALAARGIKKGDRILVHSKNGDEMFVSMFAAFRLGAVWVPTNFRLMPDEVAYLAQASGAKAFLCHVDFPEHAAAVSGGALDFIWSIDGKASFGERSVAEAIASQAGADVANVDVEYDDPCWFFFTSGTTGRSKAAVLTHGQMGFVVTNHLADLTPGTTEQDASLVVAPLSHGAGVHQLMQTARGARTVLLPTEKFDINEAFRLIEAHRVSNLFTVPTILKMMIEHPAADKYDHSSLRQVIYAGAPMYREDQKAALKKLGKVIVQYFGLGEVTGNITVLPAALHDPEDGPHAKIGTCGFERTGMQVSIQDDEGRELKPNQSGEICVIGPAVFAGYYDNPEANAKAFRNGWFRTGDLGHMDEEGFVYITGRASDMYISGGSNIYPREIEEKILTHPAIGEVAVLGVPDPTWGEVGVAVCVAREGEKPVSEAEMAAFLGPKVPRYKMPKRFFFWEALPKSGYGKIPKRMVRDELEARGLLDLDKKQAG comes from the coding sequence ATGCAGCCCCTGCGCATGTCCCGCCGCGTCATGAATCTCGCTCACATGCTGACCCAGAATGCGCGGCGGCATGGTTCGCGCCCCGGATTCGTGTGGGGCGACAGATCCTGGACCTGGCGCGAAATCGATGCGCAGGTCTCGGCACTGGCGGCGGCGCTCGCAGCGCGCGGCATCAAGAAGGGCGACCGCATCCTCGTCCACTCCAAGAATGGCGACGAGATGTTCGTCTCGATGTTCGCGGCGTTCCGGCTTGGTGCGGTCTGGGTTCCCACCAATTTCCGCCTGATGCCGGACGAGGTCGCCTATCTTGCCCAGGCCTCCGGTGCGAAGGCGTTTTTGTGTCACGTCGATTTTCCCGAGCACGCTGCGGCCGTGAGCGGCGGCGCGCTGGACTTCATCTGGAGCATCGACGGCAAGGCCTCGTTCGGCGAGCGAAGCGTGGCGGAGGCCATCGCCTCGCAGGCCGGCGCTGATGTCGCGAATGTGGATGTCGAGTACGACGATCCCTGCTGGTTCTTCTTCACCTCCGGCACCACCGGCCGCTCCAAGGCCGCCGTGCTCACCCACGGCCAGATGGGGTTCGTGGTGACCAATCATCTCGCCGATCTGACGCCCGGCACGACGGAGCAGGACGCATCGCTTGTGGTGGCGCCGCTGTCTCATGGCGCCGGCGTGCATCAATTGATGCAGACCGCGCGCGGCGCGCGTACCGTGCTGCTGCCGACGGAAAAATTCGATATCAACGAGGCGTTCCGCCTGATCGAAGCGCATCGCGTCAGCAATCTGTTCACGGTGCCGACGATTTTGAAGATGATGATCGAGCATCCCGCCGCCGACAAATACGATCATTCCTCGCTGCGCCAGGTGATCTATGCCGGCGCGCCGATGTATCGCGAGGACCAGAAGGCCGCGCTGAAGAAGCTCGGCAAGGTCATTGTGCAGTATTTCGGCCTCGGCGAGGTCACCGGCAACATTACCGTGCTGCCGGCGGCGCTGCATGATCCCGAGGACGGTCCGCACGCGAAGATCGGCACCTGCGGCTTCGAGCGCACCGGGATGCAGGTCTCGATCCAGGACGATGAGGGCCGCGAGCTGAAGCCGAACCAGAGCGGCGAGATCTGCGTGATTGGTCCGGCGGTGTTTGCCGGCTACTACGACAATCCCGAGGCCAATGCCAAGGCGTTCCGCAACGGCTGGTTCCGCACCGGCGATCTTGGCCACATGGACGAGGAGGGATTTGTCTATATCACCGGCCGCGCCTCCGACATGTACATCTCCGGCGGCTCCAACATCTATCCGCGCGAGATCGAAGAGAAGATCTTGACACACCCGGCGATCGGCGAGGTCGCCGTCCTCGGCGTGCCCGATCCGACCTGGGGCGAGGTCGGCGTTGCCGTCTGCGTCGCGCGGGAAGGCGAGAAACCGGTGAGCGAAGCGGAGATGGCGGCGTTCCTTGGTCCCAAGGTGCCGCGCTACAAGATGCCGAAGCGCTTCTTCTTCTGGGAGGCCTTGCCGAAGTCCGGTTACGGCAAGATCCCGAAGCGCATGGTGCGCGACGAGCTCGAGGCCCGCGGGCTGCTCGATCTCGACAAGAAGCAGGCGGGCTGA
- a CDS encoding DUF296 domain-containing protein: MRSIKQPGAPVAERIQWAEARGRAFSFRLQAGLPLLEAARRGFAAEGFAGGVLNFRRGALGPFAYVMPALSKTGENAAFYSETFRPNGVTHTKLGSMTLGMRDGAPFFHCHGLWNEADGRASGGHMLPEETIVAEPFEVEAFGLDGAMFKAQSDPETNFKLFGPVAAASSGARTTSRAFALRVRPNQDFAGCLEGFCRERDIARAKIHGGVGSTIGARFTHGGVTEPFATELAVTAGTIAPGQSGALEAVLDVALVDYTGGLAEGRLVRGDNPVLMTMELVLEALA, translated from the coding sequence ATGCGCAGCATCAAGCAGCCGGGCGCACCGGTCGCCGAGCGCATCCAATGGGCGGAGGCGAGGGGGCGCGCTTTCTCGTTCAGGCTTCAGGCAGGTTTGCCGCTGCTGGAAGCCGCGCGGCGTGGCTTTGCGGCAGAAGGCTTCGCCGGCGGCGTGCTGAACTTCCGGCGCGGTGCGCTCGGCCCGTTCGCCTATGTCATGCCGGCGCTGTCCAAGACGGGCGAGAATGCCGCGTTCTATAGCGAGACGTTCCGCCCCAACGGTGTAACGCATACGAAGCTCGGCAGCATGACGCTCGGCATGCGCGACGGTGCACCATTCTTTCATTGCCACGGACTCTGGAACGAGGCCGATGGCCGCGCCAGCGGCGGCCACATGCTGCCCGAGGAGACGATAGTTGCCGAGCCGTTCGAGGTCGAAGCCTTCGGTCTCGATGGTGCGATGTTCAAGGCGCAGTCCGATCCCGAGACCAACTTCAAGCTGTTCGGACCGGTGGCCGCCGCGAGCAGCGGTGCGCGCACGACCAGCCGCGCCTTCGCGCTGCGGGTGCGACCGAACCAGGATTTTGCGGGCTGCCTCGAAGGCTTCTGCCGTGAGCGCGACATCGCGCGGGCGAAGATCCATGGCGGCGTCGGCTCGACCATCGGCGCGCGCTTCACCCATGGCGGCGTGACCGAGCCGTTCGCCACCGAGCTGGCGGTGACGGCCGGGACGATCGCACCGGGCCAGTCCGGCGCGCTCGAAGCCGTGCTCGACGTCGCCTTGGTCGACTACACCGGCGGTCTCGCCGAAGGCCGCCTGGTCCGGGGCGACAATCCCGTGCTGATGACCATGGAGCTGGTGCTGGAGGCGCTAGCGTAG
- a CDS encoding AAA family ATPase, producing the protein MRGRNRDIRLPAPYLRRVWLDRALVPDWEAYPYCLPLFSEEFDLNFDTAITIIVGENGTGKSTILEGIAALAGYDDAGGGKGYRPVDHSNAREIMGGELSVALRAGWVPKITNGWFFRAETFFSVARYLDEVSDMPPDFLSYSHGEGFLRFFEEHCQRQGIFIFDEPESALSPARQMEFLKLLHRMDSSRNCQVIMATHSPMLMAYPNAKLLRLSKYGLEPVTVEETDHYRVMREFCADPRGFVEATLAE; encoded by the coding sequence ATGCGAGGCCGAAATCGCGACATCAGGTTGCCCGCGCCCTATCTCCGGCGCGTCTGGCTCGACCGCGCTCTGGTGCCGGACTGGGAGGCCTATCCGTACTGTCTTCCCCTCTTCAGCGAAGAATTCGACCTGAACTTCGACACCGCGATCACGATCATCGTTGGGGAGAACGGCACCGGCAAATCGACGATTCTGGAGGGTATCGCCGCGCTCGCGGGCTATGACGACGCCGGCGGGGGCAAGGGGTATAGACCGGTCGATCATTCCAATGCGCGCGAGATCATGGGTGGAGAGCTGTCCGTCGCGCTGCGTGCCGGCTGGGTACCGAAGATCACCAACGGCTGGTTCTTTCGCGCCGAGACGTTCTTTTCCGTCGCCAGATATCTCGATGAAGTCTCGGACATGCCGCCCGATTTCCTGTCCTATTCCCACGGCGAAGGTTTTTTGCGGTTCTTCGAGGAGCACTGTCAGCGGCAAGGCATCTTCATCTTCGACGAGCCGGAGTCGGCCCTGTCGCCAGCGCGGCAGATGGAATTTTTGAAGCTGCTGCACCGCATGGATTCCTCCCGCAATTGCCAGGTGATCATGGCCACTCATTCGCCGATGCTGATGGCCTATCCCAACGCGAAGCTGTTGCGGCTCAGCAAATACGGCCTTGAGCCGGTGACGGTGGAAGAGACTGATCATTACCGGGTGATGCGGGAGTTTTGCGCGGACCCGCGCGGGTTCGTCGAGGCGACGCTGGCGGAGTGA
- a CDS encoding SRPBCC family protein, translated as MRVTIGKAIAGVAALAVAGMALTAAFEPVWAHGPTRQKVRESIEINAPPAKVWAVIGNFQDMSWLAPVTKTEGEKGNEIGATRRLTLTGGATVDEELYKFDAGAMTYSYRITTVDVKVLPVTNYSSTLTVSPSADGKGSTLEWAGAFYRGFPNNDPPPELNDENSVKAVRALYQTGLAALKKKIESGS; from the coding sequence ATGAGGGTGACGATCGGAAAGGCGATCGCCGGGGTGGCGGCGCTGGCGGTGGCGGGGATGGCATTGACGGCGGCTTTTGAGCCGGTTTGGGCCCACGGCCCGACCCGGCAGAAGGTCCGGGAATCGATCGAGATCAACGCGCCGCCGGCCAAGGTGTGGGCGGTGATCGGCAATTTTCAGGACATGAGCTGGCTCGCGCCGGTCACCAAGACCGAGGGCGAGAAGGGCAATGAGATCGGCGCGACGCGGCGGCTGACGCTGACCGGCGGCGCCACCGTCGACGAGGAGCTCTACAAATTCGACGCCGGCGCGATGACCTATTCCTACCGGATCACCACCGTCGACGTGAAGGTGCTGCCGGTCACCAACTATTCCTCGACGCTGACGGTATCGCCGAGCGCCGACGGCAAGGGCTCGACCCTGGAATGGGCCGGCGCGTTCTACCGCGGCTTTCCCAACAACGATCCGCCGCCGGAGCTGAATGACGAGAACTCGGTAAAGGCGGTGAGGGCGCTCTATCAAACCGGCCTCGCGGCGCTCAAGAAGAAGATCGAGAGCGGAAGCTGA
- a CDS encoding cytochrome D1 domain-containing protein, which produces MRVLVLAALAASIGLVSAEKASAEEAFVTNQLSENLTVVDLATARPVATIAIGGKPAGVAVTSDGRFAYVTSPEAKALTVVDAAARRIIGKINVGGGPLGVAVAPDGAAVYVADWYAAAVRVVDPKEQRLVAEIAVGASPSGLAVTSDGRLLLSADRDADSVSIVDTATRQRKAIVKVGTHPFGVTIDADSKRAYTANVESNDVSVIDIAGAREVGRIAVGMRPYAVALAQGRGFVTDQYGGTVSVFDLATLKPVTRITVGDYPEGIAATADGKRIIVANWESNSLSIIDAVELKVIGEVKVGDGPRAFGAFLRRTQ; this is translated from the coding sequence GTGCGCGTCCTGGTTCTGGCGGCGCTCGCCGCCAGCATCGGCCTGGTCTCGGCCGAGAAAGCCTCGGCCGAGGAGGCGTTCGTCACCAATCAGCTCAGCGAAAATCTAACGGTCGTGGACCTCGCAACCGCGCGGCCTGTCGCGACCATCGCGATTGGCGGCAAGCCCGCGGGTGTCGCCGTGACCTCGGACGGACGCTTCGCCTATGTGACGAGCCCCGAAGCCAAGGCGCTTACGGTGGTCGATGCCGCCGCCCGGCGGATCATCGGCAAGATCAATGTCGGCGGCGGTCCGCTCGGTGTCGCGGTGGCGCCGGATGGTGCTGCAGTCTATGTTGCCGACTGGTACGCCGCGGCGGTGCGGGTGGTCGATCCGAAAGAGCAGCGCCTGGTCGCTGAAATCGCGGTCGGCGCCTCGCCGTCGGGCCTCGCGGTGACATCAGACGGGCGGCTCCTGCTCTCGGCAGATCGCGATGCCGACAGCGTGTCCATTGTCGATACCGCAACGCGGCAGCGCAAGGCGATCGTCAAGGTCGGCACACATCCGTTCGGCGTCACGATCGACGCGGACAGCAAGCGCGCCTATACCGCCAACGTCGAATCGAACGACGTGTCGGTGATCGATATCGCCGGGGCGCGCGAGGTCGGCCGGATCGCCGTGGGCATGCGCCCCTATGCCGTGGCGCTGGCACAAGGCCGCGGCTTCGTCACCGACCAATATGGCGGCACCGTCAGCGTGTTCGATCTTGCGACACTGAAGCCGGTCACGCGCATCACGGTCGGCGATTATCCGGAAGGGATCGCGGCGACCGCGGACGGCAAGCGGATCATCGTGGCCAACTGGGAGAGCAACTCACTCAGCATCATCGACGCGGTCGAGCTGAAGGTGATTGGCGAGGTCAAGGTCGGCGACGGCCCGCGCGCGTTCGGGGCGTTTCTCAGGCGGACGCAGTAG
- a CDS encoding HAD-IA family hydrolase, which produces MPYSLAIFDLDGTLADSFPWFLRTAIEGYGHLRVNDVADRFGFRRVADEEVEGLRHASTREILTRLEVPLWKLPAIARHARRLKAEAAAEISLFAGVEAMLEALSQSGVQLALVTSDSEANAREKLGDAAALFSHFDCAASLFGKPAKFRRVIRRAGAERSRVISIGDEVRDIEAARAVGIACGAVCWGYAAPAALRAQKPDHTFERMDEIARALGPVP; this is translated from the coding sequence ATGCCCTACTCCCTCGCCATCTTCGATCTCGACGGCACGCTGGCCGACAGCTTTCCGTGGTTCCTGCGCACCGCAATCGAGGGCTATGGTCACCTCAGAGTCAACGATGTTGCCGATCGCTTCGGCTTTCGGCGCGTCGCAGATGAGGAGGTCGAGGGGCTACGGCATGCGTCGACGCGCGAGATCCTCACGCGCCTCGAGGTGCCGCTGTGGAAGCTGCCGGCGATCGCGCGGCATGCGCGGCGGTTGAAGGCGGAGGCGGCGGCGGAGATTTCGCTGTTTGCGGGCGTCGAGGCGATGCTGGAGGCGCTGTCGCAGAGCGGCGTGCAGCTCGCGCTGGTGACCTCTGACAGCGAAGCCAATGCGCGCGAAAAGCTCGGCGATGCCGCGGCCCTGTTCTCGCATTTCGACTGCGCCGCATCGCTGTTCGGCAAGCCCGCGAAATTCCGCCGTGTCATCCGCCGCGCCGGCGCGGAGCGAAGCCGTGTGATCTCCATCGGAGACGAGGTCCGCGACATCGAAGCGGCGCGGGCTGTCGGCATTGCCTGCGGCGCCGTGTGCTGGGGCTACGCGGCGCCGGCGGCGTTGCGGGCGCAGAAACCGGACCACACGTTCGAGCGGATGGATGAGATTGCGCGCGCGTTGGGTCCGGTGCCGTAG
- a CDS encoding DUF433 domain-containing protein → MSELLARITVDPERMHGRPCIRDLRITVADVLGLLSAGQSRESILEDYPYLEEADIDAVLAYAARQVDHPIIAAK, encoded by the coding sequence ATGTCGGAGCTACTGGCAAGGATTACGGTCGACCCGGAACGCATGCATGGACGCCCCTGTATTCGCGATCTGCGCATCACAGTTGCCGACGTTCTGGGATTGCTGTCCGCCGGGCAGTCGCGCGAGAGCATTCTCGAGGATTATCCGTATCTGGAGGAGGCCGACATTGACGCGGTGCTCGCCTATGCTGCCCGTCAAGTCGATCACCCGATCATAGCGGCCAAATAG
- a CDS encoding DUF5615 family PIN-like protein → MLYLIDAQLPPALADAMRRAGFEAAHVVEFGMATATDGAIWNEAISRSAILVTKDRDFSLLRAAKRQGPIVLWVRVGNIDNRALVRQFLSAMPQIVEAVARGEAVIEFVGS, encoded by the coding sequence TTGCTTTACCTGATCGACGCTCAGCTTCCACCCGCACTCGCGGATGCCATGCGTCGAGCAGGATTCGAGGCGGCTCATGTCGTCGAGTTCGGGATGGCAACCGCGACCGACGGAGCGATTTGGAACGAAGCCATTTCTCGATCAGCCATTCTCGTGACCAAGGATCGCGATTTCTCGCTGCTTCGCGCTGCAAAGAGGCAGGGGCCGATCGTGCTGTGGGTCCGCGTCGGCAATATCGACAATCGCGCGCTAGTTCGTCAGTTTCTGAGTGCCATGCCGCAAATTGTCGAAGCCGTTGCGCGGGGCGAGGCAGTCATTGAATTCGTTGGCAGCTAG
- the uvrA gene encoding excinuclease ABC subunit UvrA, with translation MDEVIKAKRQQQNAGSSLRAITIRGAREHNLKNIDVEIPRDKLVVFTGLSGSGKSSLAFDTIYAEGQRRYVESLSAYARQFLEMMQKPDVDQIDGLSPAISIEQKTTSKNPRSTVGTVTEIYDYMRLLWARVGVPYSPATGLPIESQTVSQMVDRVLALPEGTRLYLLAPVVRGRKGEYKKELAEWLKKGFQRVKIDGTFYELAEAPNLDKKFPHDIDVVVDRIVVRADIGQRLAESFETALKLAEGLAVVEFADTPAAAPAEEKKKTAKIHDKSGPERILFSEKFACPVSGFTIPEVEPRLFSFNNPYGACPACGGLGVEQHVDEDLVIPDKELTLRKGAIAPWAKSSSPYYVQTLTALGKHYKFALDTKWKDLPKKTRDAILYGSGDDEIKFSYEDGVRSYDTKKPFEGVITNINRRYRETESEWAREELAKYFHDVPCEACKGFRLKPEALCVKVGGKHIGEISELSVKRAGEWFEGVPEALNAQQNEIASRILKEIRERLTFLLDVGLNYLTLSRSSGTLSGGESQRIRLASQIGSGLTGVLYVLDEPSIGLHQRDNARLLDTLKRLRDLGNTVVVVEHDEDAIRLADYVLDIGPGAGMHGGNIVAEGTPAEIMRNPKSLTGKYLTGELEVEVPERRPPNHRRTIKVVNARGNNLKNITAEIPLGLFTCVTGVSGGGKSTLLIDTLYRAIARKLNGASEGAAPHDRIEGLEHIDKIIDIDQSPIGRTPRSNPATYTGAFTPIREWFAGLPEAKARGYEPGRFSFNVKGGRCEACQGDGVIKIEMHFLPDVYVTCDVCKGKRYNRETLEVLFKGKSIADVLDMTVEEAADFFKAVPRVRETFNTLHRVGLDYIHVGQQATTLSGGEAQRVKLAKELSKRATGRTLYILDEPTTGLHFHDVKKLLEVLHELVAQGNTVVVIEHNLEVIKTADWVIDLGPEGGDGGGEIVAWGPPEDIVKAPRSYTGQFLEPVLKKARKPKRRSTSEAAE, from the coding sequence ATGGATGAAGTGATCAAGGCGAAGCGCCAACAGCAGAACGCGGGCTCGAGCCTGCGCGCAATTACGATCCGTGGCGCACGCGAGCACAACCTCAAGAACATCGACGTCGAGATCCCGCGCGACAAGCTCGTGGTGTTCACGGGCCTGTCCGGCTCCGGCAAATCCTCGCTCGCCTTCGACACGATCTATGCCGAAGGCCAGCGCCGTTACGTCGAGTCGCTGTCGGCCTATGCGCGCCAGTTCCTGGAGATGATGCAGAAGCCGGACGTCGACCAGATCGACGGCCTGTCGCCGGCGATCTCGATCGAGCAGAAGACGACCTCGAAGAACCCGCGCTCCACCGTCGGCACCGTCACCGAGATCTACGACTACATGCGCCTGCTCTGGGCGCGCGTCGGCGTGCCCTATTCGCCGGCCACGGGTCTGCCGATCGAGAGCCAGACCGTCTCGCAGATGGTCGACCGCGTGCTGGCGCTGCCCGAGGGCACGCGCCTCTATCTGCTCGCGCCGGTCGTGCGCGGCCGCAAGGGTGAGTACAAGAAGGAGCTCGCCGAATGGCTCAAGAAGGGCTTCCAGCGCGTCAAGATCGACGGCACCTTCTACGAGCTCGCGGAGGCCCCTAACCTCGACAAGAAATTCCCGCACGACATCGACGTCGTGGTCGACCGCATCGTGGTGCGCGCCGATATCGGCCAGCGTCTCGCCGAGAGCTTTGAGACCGCGCTGAAGCTCGCCGAGGGCCTCGCCGTCGTCGAGTTCGCCGACACGCCGGCCGCCGCGCCTGCGGAAGAGAAGAAGAAGACCGCAAAGATCCACGACAAGAGCGGCCCCGAGCGAATCCTGTTCTCGGAAAAGTTCGCCTGCCCGGTCTCCGGCTTCACCATTCCGGAGGTCGAGCCGCGGCTGTTCTCGTTCAACAATCCCTATGGCGCCTGCCCGGCCTGCGGCGGCCTCGGCGTCGAGCAGCATGTCGATGAGGATCTCGTCATCCCCGACAAGGAGCTCACTCTTCGCAAAGGCGCGATAGCGCCCTGGGCCAAGTCGTCGTCGCCCTACTATGTGCAGACGCTGACCGCGCTCGGCAAGCACTACAAGTTCGCGCTCGACACCAAGTGGAAGGACCTGCCGAAGAAGACGAGAGACGCGATCCTCTATGGCTCCGGCGACGACGAGATCAAGTTCTCGTACGAGGACGGCGTGCGCTCCTACGACACCAAGAAGCCGTTCGAGGGCGTCATCACCAACATCAACCGCCGCTATCGCGAGACCGAGAGCGAGTGGGCGCGCGAGGAGCTGGCGAAGTATTTCCACGACGTCCCCTGCGAGGCCTGCAAAGGCTTTCGGCTCAAGCCCGAGGCGCTGTGCGTCAAGGTCGGCGGCAAGCATATCGGCGAGATCTCCGAGCTGTCGGTGAAACGCGCCGGCGAGTGGTTCGAGGGTGTGCCGGAGGCGCTGAACGCGCAGCAGAACGAGATCGCGAGCCGCATCCTCAAGGAGATCCGCGAGCGCCTCACCTTCCTGCTCGACGTCGGCCTCAACTATCTCACCCTCTCCCGCTCCTCCGGCACGCTGTCCGGCGGCGAGAGCCAGCGCATTCGCCTCGCCTCGCAGATCGGCTCCGGTCTGACCGGCGTGCTCTACGTGCTGGACGAGCCCTCGATCGGCCTGCACCAGCGCGACAATGCCCGCCTGCTCGATACGCTCAAGCGCCTGCGCGACCTCGGCAACACCGTGGTCGTGGTCGAGCATGACGAGGATGCCATTCGCTTGGCCGACTACGTGCTCGACATCGGCCCCGGCGCCGGCATGCATGGCGGCAACATCGTTGCCGAAGGCACGCCCGCCGAGATCATGCGCAACCCGAAATCGCTGACCGGCAAATATCTCACCGGCGAGCTCGAGGTCGAGGTGCCGGAGCGGCGCCCGCCGAACCATCGCCGCACCATCAAGGTGGTGAACGCGCGAGGCAATAACCTGAAGAATATCACGGCGGAGATCCCGCTCGGCCTGTTCACCTGCGTCACCGGCGTCTCCGGCGGCGGCAAGTCGACGCTACTGATCGACACGCTCTACCGCGCCATCGCCCGCAAGCTGAACGGCGCGAGCGAAGGCGCCGCCCCGCACGACCGCATCGAGGGCCTCGAGCACATCGACAAGATCATCGACATCGACCAGTCGCCGATCGGCCGCACCCCGCGCTCCAACCCCGCGACCTATACCGGCGCTTTCACGCCGATCCGCGAGTGGTTCGCCGGGCTCCCCGAGGCGAAGGCGCGCGGTTACGAGCCCGGCCGTTTCTCCTTCAACGTCAAGGGCGGCCGCTGCGAGGCGTGCCAGGGCGACGGCGTCATCAAGATCGAGATGCACTTTCTGCCCGACGTCTACGTCACCTGCGACGTCTGCAAGGGCAAGCGCTACAACCGCGAGACGCTGGAAGTCCTGTTCAAGGGCAAGAGCATCGCTGACGTCCTCGACATGACCGTCGAGGAAGCCGCCGATTTCTTCAAGGCCGTCCCGCGCGTCCGCGAAACTTTCAACACGCTGCACCGCGTCGGCCTGGACTACATCCACGTCGGCCAGCAAGCGACGACGCTTTCGGGCGGCGAAGCCCAGCGCGTCAAGCTGGCAAAAGAGCTGTCGAAGCGCGCAACGGGACGCACGCTCTACATCCTCGACGAGCCGACCACCGGCCTGCACTTCCACGACGTCAAGAAACTCCTGGAAGTGCTGCACGAGCTCGTCGCGCAGGGCAACACCGTCGTCGTCATCGAGCACAATCTCGAGGTCATCAAGACCGCCGACTGGGTCATCGATCTCGGTCCCGAAGGCGGCGACGGCGGCGGCGAAATCGTCGCCTGGGGCCCGCCCGAAGATATTGTCAAGGCGCCGCGGAGCTATACGGGCCAATTCTTGGAGCCGGTGCTGAAGAAGGCGCGGAAGCCGAAGCGGCGGAGCACCAGCGAGGCGGCGGAGTAG
- a CDS encoding outer membrane protein: MKKVLLASACLFALSAFAPATAADLAARHYTKAPIAPAAVYNWTGFYLGIVGGGAWENSSTDPKMKGGFVGGTAGYNWQAGNVVFGLEADGAWADVSASVTGATVVPGFGVATATASSKTDAMGTVRGRIGWAVNQVLFYGTGGYAWIDNKISLSALGITASDSKWHSGWTVGAGVEAFFAPQWSVKGEYLYRSLAGETYFSGALPSGTLNFHTVQVGVNYHFGAPVVAKY, from the coding sequence ATGAAGAAGGTTTTGTTGGCTTCGGCCTGTTTGTTCGCACTGAGCGCATTTGCTCCCGCCACGGCTGCCGATCTCGCAGCCCGCCACTACACCAAGGCTCCGATCGCTCCGGCCGCGGTCTACAACTGGACCGGCTTCTACCTCGGTATCGTCGGTGGCGGCGCGTGGGAAAATTCCTCGACCGACCCGAAGATGAAGGGCGGCTTTGTCGGCGGCACGGCCGGCTACAACTGGCAGGCCGGCAACGTCGTGTTCGGCCTCGAAGCCGACGGCGCCTGGGCTGACGTCAGCGCTTCGGTGACCGGCGCCACCGTCGTCCCCGGCTTCGGTGTTGCGACCGCAACGGCGAGCTCGAAGACCGATGCGATGGGCACCGTGCGCGGCCGCATCGGCTGGGCGGTCAACCAGGTCCTGTTCTACGGCACCGGCGGCTATGCCTGGATCGACAACAAGATCAGCCTCTCCGCACTCGGCATCACCGCGTCGGACAGCAAGTGGCACTCCGGCTGGACCGTCGGCGCCGGCGTCGAAGCGTTCTTCGCGCCGCAGTGGTCGGTCAAGGGCGAGTATCTCTATCGCAGCCTCGCCGGCGAGACCTATTTCTCCGGCGCCCTGCCCTCGGGCACGCTCAACTTCCACACCGTGCAGGTCGGCGTGAACTATCACTTCGGCGCCCCGGTGGTCGCGAAGTACTAA
- a CDS encoding outer membrane beta-barrel protein — MNKIWVGAIGAVALSLSAPASAADLAARPYTKAPPPAVAAVYDWSGFYIGINGGGGTSHKCWDFVTPVTGTLVGDGCHDATGGTVGGQIGYRWQSANWVFGVEGQGNWADFKGDNISPSAPFQQNRTRIDAFGLITGQVGYAWNNVLFYVKGGGAVVGDRYDLITAPGFVGAGTVFGSARETRWGGTVGAGLEFGFAPNWSVGVEYDHIFLGHRNNDFSLGGVFVQTERISQDVDMGLVRVNYRWGGPVIAKY; from the coding sequence ATGAATAAGATTTGGGTGGGTGCAATCGGAGCTGTGGCACTGAGCCTGTCAGCTCCCGCGAGCGCTGCGGACCTCGCCGCGCGTCCGTACACCAAGGCTCCGCCGCCTGCGGTGGCCGCGGTCTACGACTGGAGCGGCTTCTACATCGGCATCAACGGCGGTGGCGGCACCAGCCACAAGTGCTGGGACTTTGTGACACCGGTAACCGGCACGCTGGTGGGCGACGGTTGCCACGACGCGACCGGGGGCACTGTCGGTGGCCAGATCGGCTATCGCTGGCAGTCGGCCAACTGGGTGTTCGGTGTCGAGGGTCAGGGCAACTGGGCTGACTTCAAGGGCGACAACATCAGCCCCAGCGCGCCTTTCCAGCAGAACCGCACCCGGATCGACGCTTTCGGCCTGATCACGGGACAGGTTGGTTACGCTTGGAACAACGTCCTCTTCTACGTGAAGGGCGGCGGTGCGGTGGTCGGAGACAGGTACGACCTGATCACAGCGCCAGGCTTTGTAGGCGCAGGCACCGTCTTCGGCTCGGCTCGCGAGACCCGCTGGGGCGGCACCGTCGGCGCTGGCCTGGAGTTCGGCTTCGCGCCCAACTGGTCGGTCGGCGTCGAGTACGATCATATCTTCCTGGGACACCGCAACAACGACTTCTCCCTCGGTGGCGTCTTCGTGCAAACCGAGCGCATCAGCCAGGATGTCGATATGGGGCTCGTCCGCGTGAACTATCGCTGGGGTGGCCCGGTGATCGCAAAGTACTGA